One Odontesthes bonariensis isolate fOdoBon6 chromosome 12, fOdoBon6.hap1, whole genome shotgun sequence genomic window, GTTTCAAATATGGCTTCTGTCCATTTTTTTGtacagaactctgctgctcgagtcctcactaagaccaaaaaagtggaccacatcagtccaggttgaagacacctattttcagctgcatttgaataaagctccaaatctgaagcttgagtttcaaaacttaatcacattttaactactgattttatctattgttcttatttctttcttttttgtttaaaatttaaatcatgctttttatttctactgttttaatgtatctgtaaagcactttgagtcgccctgtagttgaattgtgctatacaaataaacttgccttgcctacagacaaaaactgtaggcgcctggacaaactggtgaaaaaggctagTTCTGTTGTGGGCAGAAGGCTAGACCCTCTGTGccgtggtggagcaacggatgaggaggaaattctATTCCGTTTTGTTcataagttcatgtttagttaagttttgccattgttttttcctcagtccccatgttctggtCATTAGTTTTTATCCGCTTGACCTGTCCATTGTTATCAGCTGCACTCGTACcctgttcagtatttagtttccaggtttcccttTTTAGTTTGTGATTTCCTTACTCCGATTTCACCAGTCACGTTTCACGTCaagtattttgtttattttgtcacagtCATACTCAtggtttgttccacagtctagtttcgtcatccggctcagccgcgttttgacttttgttattttttaattaaaccaaGTGTGCTCTTaccttttgaagtccgcatccgtgtcctgccaaccccaaACCTGACATGTTCCTTGTTTTCATTACTAACCAAATCTATGACTATGAGAATGATCATGAACATTCTTCTTGTATATCAGGATAGGCAAGTTCCCAGTGGATATCTAAAATGTAACATAATatgtacatttattttatttctacagccctttacagacaatccttacgatgtaccaaagtgctttacagcaggtaataaataaagagaagaataagtaaaagcaaataaaaacaataaaagaacagtgaaagtaataaaatacaacaaaatcaaataaaataaaataagataaaagtgtcatcatactactgtgTATTAAAAgtaatcctaaataagtaggtttttagcctagttttgaagaggcccaggtcagaaataagacgcagctggacggggagcttattccagagcctgggggcagcgacagaaaaggctcggtcaccccagggtttgtattctgacctgggcacttccagcaaaaactgatttgttgacctcagagctctaccaggattgtggactgttaaaagctcagataaatatgatggggcgaggccgttaagagctttaaaaacaaacatgaaaagtttaaaatcaattgtataaaggacaggaagccaatggagggagttaacaggagtgatgtgcacacgtctgttagtgttggttaaaagacgggcagcagcgttctgcacaagttgaaggcgactgagagaagactgggagacgccaacataaagtgcattgcaatagtctaaccttgaacttattatggctttctcaaggtcatgacgacttaaaaacattttaactttggccaggagacgcaactggaggtcactcccagatttctgacggttgaactaagctttgaagacaaggtgccaaagccagccgtcacagtatccccaaacacaatgcattcaggtTTGTCATCATTTACATGAAGAAAATTCtgggccaaccactgcttaatatcggcaatacaattaaacaaagaacattgtgcactgttaccatttggcttcaatggtagataCATTTGTAAATCGTCTGTAGAACAGTGGAAAGAAAGGATATGCATGTTAAATATGTATGTGACTGCAGTGTGGTGGGCGTGTGAAACAAAGTTGAATGTTACagataataatcataataactGCAATATTTACAGTACCTGTAAGCTCCTCAACTCCTGTGCCAAGCTTGTTGAGGCACAGCTGTATTCAATGTGCACTGACAAGAAGTCCAACTGTTCAGAACAAGAGATACAACACAAAAtgccattacttttttttttgtaagggGCATCCTGCTTTCAATAAGtagagcaaataaaaaaaatcctatcaAGCTACAATTTCagtattattcttttttttttttttttttaaaccagcacTGTAGATGATTTCTTATTGACCAAGTTTGCTTCTACTACAAAAGTTACTGAATAACTTTAAACGTCAGAGAAAAGCTCAATCAGAAATGTATCACATATATTTTTAGATAGTTAAAAAACGTGTTTGTTGTGGCATCTTCCGGTGGCATCCTTAGGTCCCGCGGTATCTACCGACATGCCACAGATACTACAGCTGTTTGAGGCACTTGCCAAAGGATGAAGTGACTGTGGGGCTGTTAAATAGAGTTTTTAATAAAAAGTAATgacatgacacacacacacaaagtttaAATAGTACACAATAATGTGCACACAAGAGAAATGAAGGATACCACCTAAAGAATAGCACAAAAGATTTTACAGCTCAATCATGTTATTGTGGTGGCTTTTTTCCCGACTCCTTAACTCCAGAGGTAACTCCTACAGACATGGGATGCACTTATGGTTAAGAAAATATTCTGTCATAACAGATCTTTTGTGTGCTGCGATTGCGGGGCTCACAAGGGATATTGCTTTTGAACATGTGACTTTCCAAGTCATCAATGTCCTCAGCGTGAatgtctgccgtggcaaatacGGGGCCTGGTGACTCCTGGAAAATCCACCACATTCCCATCATACGATGGATGCAGCGGTGGGATTTTGCGGTTCCCCGACACTGACAGTTCCACTGTCCTGCGACAGCATCAAAAGTCACCCGTGTTCTCCCAAACTGACACCAGTTCTCCGTCTCATTTGTAAATACGGAAAAGAAGTGCCACCTTTCAGAATACCCCTCATCTTTAAAATACACTGGGAAAACAGAGTCCACTCCAAGGTTGTTTGCAGCATTGTTCAGTTCCTCACATTTCACACCCCACTCATATGACATGAGCCCTTTGCTTAGCATGTCTTGCAGTGATGTGGATGTGAGGACTGCTGGTTTGGTATATGGCTTTCCTCTGTTTGCTCTTTCAAGGTGGATGCATTCTTTTCCAGGGTTTCCAGAAGTCCCTGCAATCCGCATGAATTGACGGCATTTCTCTTCCTCGCAGTACATTTTTGGTGGGTTGGTTGACTTTATGAAATGAATGGGAAAAATCGGACTGTGGTCATATTTTGGAGTGACATAAATTCCGTTTTTCACATCAATGCATAGTGCGGGTGTAGCGTCCAGGTTATGTATATCTCTGATGTGTCGTCGCAGGTTTTTTGCTGAACTTAGCACAGCTTTGCAGTGTTGACATGCAAAATGATCAGGCTTTGAATCCAAGTTCTCTTCGGAGTCATCTTTGAGACTGTCATGCTTTCTCTTAAAGGTGCTTGGCTTCTCTGCTGAAAGAACAACAAAATAACAATATTTATAAATGTGTTTTGTTAGTGTAGAATCACGTGAAAATAAGATTTGAGCCTTTTACTGCCTACAGACGGAGTGCGGAGTTAATGCTAATAATCTAAAATATTTAAACATCAATAAATGCCTTTGAATGTTTAATATTTAAATGCCATTGTCAGGGAACACTGCCCTACACAGACAGCTTCCCTATACATATTTCTTGGAggtaaaaaatgcaataatttccacaacacaaataactactctgcagtcagctagacacctagagctgatgtatttcacacctgttactgacaaaacagtcagagatcatctgcagtctgagttcatctacatgctgccttgatgagttgcccactagattcctaaagtctgtgctgagcagtttgttaccacaactcgctcatctagtcaacatctcactccagactggaacatttccaaaggccaaaaaccgctgtcattaagcctcttctaaagaagagcaatcttgataacacagtactgaacaactaccggcccatatcaaacctgccattcttaggcaaagtcctagaaaaagttgtataccaacagcttagtgactttctcctgtctaacaatgcttttgatactttccaatcaggctttaggccccaccacagcactgagacagctctgatcaaggtgacaaatgacatccgcctgaacacagatgcaagtaaagtcactgtcttagttctgctggacctgagtgctgcctttgacacagttgaccatgcgatcttattacagaggttagaagactgggtgggaatctctggttgtgctttaaactggttcaagtcctatctggaggacaggaaatattttgttgaaattgataactgtgtctcagaccaaatggctatgacctgtggggttccccaggggtcaatcctgggacccgtattgttcaatctgtacatgcttccactaggccagctaatacgcagctataatgtgtcctaccacaattatgcagatgacactcagatctacgtgtcactgacggcaggagaacacgggcctgtagatacattgtgtcactgcatcgaacagatcagtgtgtggatgcaaaacaattttctccagccaaactcagacaaaactgaaatcattgtctgtggcccacagaaacaaagagaaagtgttatcagtcaccttgagactctctctcttaaacctaattatcaagttagaaatctcggggtaatattggactcagacctgaactttaacagccacattaaatctgtaacatcagcagctttttacatctaaaaaacattgccagaatcaaaggaatagtgtcgaAACCAGACTTaaaaagactaatccatgcgtctccagcaggttagactactgtaacggcctgctcactgtgCTCTCTAAacaggctgtaagacagctgcagtacatccagaacgctgctgctcgaatcctgactagaaccaggaaatacgaccattttagtccagtgctcaggtctctgcactggcttcctgtcgctcagagaatagactttaaaacagctctgcttgtgtacaagtctcttcatggtcaagagccaaagtacatctctgacatgttagagctatatgaaccaactcgggctctgagaacctcagggaggggtctcctgctggtgcccagagtcaggactaaacaaggtgaggctgcgtttcagttttatgcccctaaaatctggaacagccttccagaagatgtgagacaggcctcaactctgacaatgtttaaatccaggctgaaaacagttctatttagctgtgcatatgacaactgaaagtattttatctgcactcttcacttttaaattaattaatttatgattatttttttttttttttttttttaacgattttattgccttcttgtgattttatgtagctgtaaagcactttgaattaccttgtgtacgaattgtgctctacaaataagattgccttgccttgaggtggttctgaaagtgtgggGAATAGGGTATAGAAACAGTCtctcatgacaaaaaaaaatatgtgacaTTGCTACTGAATGCTTGAGGGTGAGCTGACCCTTAAAATTTTGAGGGGAAGAGTTGATTATATATTGATGATATTTTCACTGGCATCCTGATTTTCAAGTTATGAGTAAATGTCATGCAGATTTATTGCCACAGGTTCAATGGAATGTGTTTCTGTAATATGGAATGGTAAAAGGGTCGTGGAATATGTTGTCCATGCATGCTACTGATACTGAATGCGTCATTGGGCCTTTCATACATCAGAACACATCTTAAAGACTGTGCATGGGCATATTGATTCTTATGGGGGACTAATTGTGAGACTATGTATGTACATACATTACATAGCTTACATCTATTTACTATTTTATATTTAGAACAAAGACTTTGTATTCTGTATTACCTTGTCTTTTGTCTGCTTCAATGCCTGTAAGAGATAGACATATTGAAAATGTGACAAACATTAGGAGTAGATATGATGTCATATGATCTAAGTGGACTTGTTAAGACAAAAGTGCGTCCAGGGGGGGTTTGTAGATGCTGCAACAGAACACTTACCATGTTTGCTTTTCAAATGCTTTTTGAAATTGCCCGACCTAGCTAAAGTCCGAAATTCACAAAATGGGCAATGGTAATGGCTTCTGGATGGTTCTTTGCGGTCCTTGCAGAAGCATGCGACCACAAATTtctctggaaaaaaaagttgaagATGCAATACAATGCATTActatatcaaataaaaaaaaataaagaaaattaaatgagATCATACATCTCTCTATAGTTCAATTATACCCCATACCTTGattgttttgcaaaaagtaAATTGCGCCTCTGAGATGTTTCAGGGAAAGGTGGTCCTTGTTTGCAAGTTCTTTTTGCTGACAGAAGACACATTCCTGACCGGCGCAGGCCAGTAATGAATTCACATCAGAAAATGTCTGATGTGAACCTGTGAAGAACAATAACAATATAGGTTATGTAATCAGCACTACATCCCACAAGTCATTATTGTATCTATAAGTCAGCCTAATTATTTTCAGATTGTGTACTATATCTTACagtatttgatttaatttacttGAAAGAGAGTGAGTTCTATTAGTATATAATAAGTTGTCATTCTCACCTTCCATTTCCCAGACTTGTTTTTCATGAAAACAAACCTATCAGACCTTGATTGTTGATCTTGTAGGCCTATATGTTGTCAAATTTGCAACACCTTTCCtacaaaaaacagacaatattgTCAACACACCAAGCCATCGAGTTGATACTTTAAAGGTGTAGTTAGTGATGTGGGAGAAAACGAGTAGAGAAGTTGCTGATATTTCAAGTGTAAACGAATACAGACCCACAACCTCCCTTTAGActtcatatacacacacatgtcTCTCTCTTACTCTAATTACGCACGTTACACGACCTCCTACTCCCCATCCCCCATATGTCTGACCTGTGCACGAGTATGAGCCCCCCGCGTTTGAGGGGATGTACCCATGTTTTGGTGGCTGGTCTGAACCCTTACCCTTTACAAGCAGAGCCCAGGCTGTGTATTGAAACCAGATTTTTTTCAGCATGCTCTTAGAAGTGACAGCTTGCGGACAGTGAGGAGAAATACGGTGATTTTGACAAAAAGTGCATTGGATTGTGATTGCCAACTATACCTTTAATGGTCTTCAAGAAGAATACAATATAAATATTCACAATAGGCTTTATACTAATAATGGATACCACAAAAATCCCAATTTAATTTCAGAATTTAAATTAACCATGGATTTGGGGTGAATAGTTTAAACTATATAATCATCTCACTTTGTGACTCAGTGATGTGTGCAGAGGTGTAACGACAATGATCCATCCCCATCCCCACACTCATCAACTCCTCCACTGAGTGCAAACTGTGTGCTCACAATTGATAGGCTATAGCCTACTGTATGCGCTCAGACTGCAACAGCATTATCATTTAATTATGAAGCCTCAAATTaagtcctttttttaaattccagtGTAGGCCTATTCCAGTACCTAATAAGAAGTTTTAGTTGTTCATTCTTATCAGGCCATTAATGACAACTCGATTCAAATAACCATATCAACACTGTTTTTCCCAAAGCATAATTGCACACATATGACTGAATGACAGTCAGTCATATTGTACAGTAGCctactgttaaaattggctttgttcttagacattatgaatgaaatagtctctgtacttttctaCGATAACCTAAATTGATCtaggaatgggaagacaaaacaattagtctGGGAAAGCAGgtacagattcacacacacacattgtttggctgatccagagaatatgacgaagcatgttgaacctactcatgtccaatcatactcagTCGAGTgcgagtccaacctatgaggctataaatgcaaatgatacccagaaatcgaggctcagtctgacggatttccctTTAAGAaacatattttgtttttaaaaacaattaatttttttgctgtttgcctgttgaaaatgttttcccTTGAAGTTACTGACAGAGCCATAACAAAATATTGCtttattaatttaatcattaaatAATATACAGTGTGTTAGGTCTTGGTTCAATAGGCTACGTGCAATCATTTCaatatgttttaataaacaTTGAACCAGTCCGGCCCTCGGCTTGtaacaaatttatttttttggccCTCGGTCTATTTGACTTTGACATCCCTGCTATACAGGCTATATCAGGCTTGAAATGCCAGAGACGGGTAACGCTCGGTCCACGAGCCTGGTTACAGGCTGCTCGGACAGAAACAGGGATCACCCCCGGGGTTGCCAGGTTTGGAAGCTAATTTAAATATTTTAGctacaaataaagcaaaaacgTCCAAGCAATACGGGTTATGTTAAAATTATcgtaatttgattttttttttatttccttctccTACTTCCTTTATTACCAACTATTGTTTTTCTTATGTTGGTTGCTTTGTTTAACTTAACTTTTCTGCCAGATTGCAACCGGTCTAATTCATTGGCAAGCGCCTTTGCAGTGAGTTTAACCACTCGTTTTTGAGTTTGTGTTTCAACACTGCCAGCCACATTACGGGACTTATTTACAGTTTGCACATTAGTCCCGGTAGCTTTAATTTTGTCCGACGTAGCGTCACGCTTCTCCATGATGATAGTCCATTGATGACCAGTTcgcagcaaaaaagaaaaaagaaccgACGCAAAGTTTATTATCCCCCGCCCTTAGGCGACCAATGCGTTGGGTTTATGCCCGGTTATGTGTGCACACAACTTAAATGGCCATTTACCAGTGTAGAGCTACATACCTGCTTGCGTTGGGCGCCGTGCGGTGGTCCGGTGGTCCACAGCCAGCTCAGCATTAGCCCCGAGCTCTGGCGTCTCGAGATCCGCGACCAGCCGTTCTCTAAAGTCCAAACCGTTTCCAGCAGCTCCACTCGTCCTTACGCTCACCTCCGTTCCGTGCCAAACGTGCCGGAGTGTCCAACGATACAAGAATACATATCTATGGGCATGACGAGCGCCTCGCGCCACAGCGGTCAAAAACCGTTTGCCCTTCCGGGTCAAAACACCTGACGAGAGTCAGAGTACACAAGACTCCCATAGCACCTGAGACCCCCTGGTGGCAGCACAGCGaccccacacacatacagagtaAATTACACCCTTGACTCAGGGCACCAACACAACGTTTAGCTCCTAAACTAACCAAACAGGAACCAAGAACCAAAGTTAGAGGAGTAAGTCATTGAATACTGGGTGATCACCACGATGACATGCCTTATTTTTCACCTCGTAGATTTACAAACTTCACCAAACACAATTGGGATAAACAGATGAACTGCTGCTACAGTCTAACGTAGCTAAACTGACACACTTCCTCCCCTTGTGGCGTGCTTCACTTGCCAACAGTTCAGCCACATTGTTGGCAGGAGATGGCCACATCATGAGAGTTGAAGTTGCACAGTGTAAAGACTTTGGAAACTTAGTTGATAGCTGGAATGTGACCTAAATATTCAATATTCTCAGTGTACATTTATGATTTCACATCTGAGCAATTTTGTTTAAGTTCTACCCTGTTTGTCCCATTAGTGCGGTGAACTTGAGCTGATCTGAGGTTTGTCAGTTTGGGTCCTCGTAAACTTTCCTTCATGGTGTGACAAAGCAGAGAACAATGCTCATTCCTGCTGTACTTGGCAGTTGTTTTAATCATTCATGTTTGGCAAGGTgattaaaaacatattttcatgtTATAAGGTTTGTTTCTCTAAATGgatttttatttctgctttaaaataaaataacttaGACAATAAGAGCAATATGACGACATACTTCTACACAAAAGTCCTGTATCCAGAACCAGATTTGGATCAATGTAAAAGTTAATCATCTCTTATTTCACATCTGCTAAAATGTTCAACTTTCTTGGTGTAGATTAGAAACATATTTGGGAAACTACTCTTGAATATATTGTTGAAATCAAATAACCCAATATTTCTATTGTGATTCATTGCTTGCAGAattgtttttctcattttagaCATAACAGATTTTACTGGCATCTAAACTGAAATAATGAATGTAGCATTTGATGCTTACACTTGTTGAAGCTTTGATGTGGGAAAGTGTAGCAGCATCTTTTGCTTTCAGCCCCAGTGACAGACGTCTCACTGGAAATACAAAGGAATGAAAGATACTTTTACATGCCATCATTTCAGAAATGTGCTTATTATTTAATATAAAGCCTGattgctttgaaaaaaaaagtattactaCGGGTATATCTGTGTAGTTAGATATTCTGATATCACATGGATTGATTATTG contains:
- the LOC142396090 gene encoding uncharacterized protein LOC142396090, with amino-acid sequence MEGSHQTFSDVNSLLACAGQECVFCQQKELANKDHLSLKHLRGAIYFLQNNQEKFVVACFCKDRKEPSRSHYHCPFCEFRTLARSGNFKKHLKSKHGIEADKRQAEKPSTFKRKHDSLKDDSEENLDSKPDHFACQHCKAVLSSAKNLRRHIRDIHNLDATPALCIDVKNGIYVTPKYDHSPIFPIHFIKSTNPPKMYCEEEKCRQFMRIAGTSGNPGKECIHLERANRGKPYTKPAVLTSTSLQDMLSKGLMSYEWGVKCEELNNAANNLGVDSVFPVYFKDEGYSERWHFFSVFTNETENWCQFGRTRVTFDAVAGQWNCQCRGTAKSHRCIHRMMGMWWIFQESPGPVFATADIHAEDIDDLESHMFKSNIPCEPRNRSTQKICYDRIFS